The genomic DNA CCGACGCCGAAGTGCAGCTCAGGGCATGCACGGCGAGCATGCGCGACAGCGCCCTCCTCCCGGAGATCACCCAAGCGCTGCTGCTGGCCAAGGCACCGGATGCCGATGTGCGGGGTGCAGCCACAGTGGCGCTGGCCGGCTCCCCCGACCGTACGCCCGCCGTCGCCGACGCCCTGGCCGCGTCGCTCGGCGAGGACAACCAACTCGTGCGTCTGGAGGCCGCCTACGGTCTCGCCCTGCGGGACGACCCGCGCACCGCCGAGGCGATCGAACGGGTGGGGCCACTCGGTGACGGCTTCGAACACGACCATCGGGCCGACGAGCTCTCGCGGTGGAAGTGGCGCAAGGACAACCCGGCCGGCGAGTGACGATCTCCTGCCGAGGTGGAGTTGACAGGCCGCGGTTCGCCGACCTGCAAAGGCGCCAACTGGATTGAGAACACCGGCGGCCCCCGTTCTCAAACAACGTGGCCTTCGCGGAAGTCTCGTTCGCGGTAGGGCAGAAGAGCCAGGCCAGGAGCAACGACACGCCCCCAGAACAAACCTTTCAAGACGTGACGCGATGAGAATCCGACAGCCTGAATGCGACAGGACACTGGACGTCTCAACGCTGCGTCGGATCCGAATCCGATCCGACATCGGCTGTGAGATTCCGACACGAAAATTTGCGACCCTACAGGGGTTGTAGGTTCGCGCTGCTTGTGGCCAACAGCGGCACTGTGACCTGGTTGCTGTTGTACGGTCTCACGGCTTGGTCCGCCGCCCGGTCTCACGACCGTGGCCGAATCCTCGGGACAGCCACCGAGGGGCAAGGATCAGACCTGCGGAGTCGGCCTCGGAGTCCTTAGTGATCGTTAGCAGATTTGTCACAGCGACGACGACCGGGGGTTGATCTTCTCCTGCTTCCAACGCGACATGGAACAGGGCTTCGAGGCGGTACAGCACCGACTGCAGGGCGAGGCCATGGCCAAGTACAGCCTCACCGTCGGGGGCGGACACTTCTTCGTCCCGCCCCCTGGCAGCGGCTGACTCAACGCCCTGGGCTGAGGATAGGCAGCCTTCTCTACCACTCGGCCGATATGTCCAGGTCCGTCCATCTGGTGTGCCCGCTGAACTCGTCGTGCCCCTGGCACCGTGCGAGGAGGTTTCCGGCTGCTACAGCCTCACGTCCTCGCTGCCAGGTCCGTCATGGAATCCAACCGGCAACCACCCGCTCCGCCACCGAGAAGTCCGTCCCGCAGTCCGGGCAGACGGCTCGTCCGAACAGGTATGCAATGCCCTGAGCCACGCTCTCCTGTCCGTCCGCCATCGCTCGCGTGAACAACCTCCGCGGCAGCCCGTCCAAGAGTTGGGTTCGCATCGGCTGGAGGGGCACCTTCTCCACCTCCCCCAACGCGTAGTCATCACTGCAGCCGAACGACTCCTCCTGTCCGATCACGATGAACACGGTGACGCCGCAGTACGGACAGCCGACTTCGTACTCCCCGCTCTGCAGGCCGTCCAGGCAGCGATCCCAGATCTCGACGCCCTCGAAAGAGAGCAGGGCCTGCAGCAGGTTCACGTACTCCTCAGCCTCGACCTCTCCCAGACTCAGACGGTGATCGGTGAGGCGGTGCAGAACTCCGATCGGAGCCGAGTAGATCGCCAGGGGGCTGTCGGGCTCCGACAGCCCAGGCGAACAGGACACTATCGCTCCGGCTGCCAGCAGCGCCCAGGCAAGATCGTCCGGGCTGCAGGCGGTCGCGATCCCGGCCAGCCGCGGAAGAGCTGCGTAGCTGGCGGGGAAAGCTGTGTCCATCTGCGGACACAGATGGTCCATCACCTCAGACCACACGCCGCTCGGATCGACCGCAAACCGGTCCAGGAGAACACGCACATGCTCCGCGGAACCACACCCGTCGGTGAGCGTCGACCAATCCGTCATGCGTTCATCCAACCAGGGCGGCTCCGGACGGACCGCACTGAGTGAGAGCCGCTCCACTTCACGCCCAAGGGCGCAACGACCGGCACCAACCGGGTGTACACCCCCGACGAACCGAAGAACTGACGTCAAAGGACACATCACGTGACCGAGCAGCTCAACCGCCTGACACAACTGCTCCAGGTGGAAAACCTCAGCACCCGGCAGCTTGACTGGACGGGCATCGAGTCACATCTGCGGGCCCCGCTGCCCGACGACTACAAGGAGTTCATCGCCCGGGCCGGCGGCGGGAGGATCGACGGCTACCTGTACGTCCTCGCCCCGTCCTCACCCAACCGGCACTACGACCTCGCCGAGGCATCTGCCGAGCGGGACGAAGCGTACGAGGACATCTTCGAGTTCGAAGACAAGCCCGCCGAACTGGAAGAGGAAGGAAGCCGCATCATCCCGTGGGGCACCACCGACAACGGCGAATGGCTGTTCTGGCGGCTCCTGCCCGGCCAGGCCCCGGCCGACTACGCCGTCCTCGTCAACGAAGCCCGCGGCGAGGAGTGGGAGTTCCACGAGATGGGATTCGCCGCCTACCTGGCTGCGGTCCTGGACGGCACCCTCCAGTCAGACATCCTGTCGACGGCGTTTCCCAGCCGCCCGCACTCCTTCACCCCGTTCACCCACACTCCCTGACCTCCACACGGTTCTG from Streptomyces sp. NBC_01478 includes the following:
- a CDS encoding SMI1/KNR4 family protein, encoding MTEQLNRLTQLLQVENLSTRQLDWTGIESHLRAPLPDDYKEFIARAGGGRIDGYLYVLAPSSPNRHYDLAEASAERDEAYEDIFEFEDKPAELEEEGSRIIPWGTTDNGEWLFWRLLPGQAPADYAVLVNEARGEEWEFHEMGFAAYLAAVLDGTLQSDILSTAFPSRPHSFTPFTHTP